In a single window of the Rhodoligotrophos appendicifer genome:
- a CDS encoding carboxyl transferase domain-containing protein, translating into MTEILSTISRSSPDFQANAAHHRQLTAELSERTARISLGGSQASRDRHVSRGKLLPRDRILRLLDPGAPFLEVGALAGWDLYGGEAPAAGIITGIGRVSGHEVMIVCNDPTVKGGAYFPMTVKKHLRAQEIARVNRLPCVYLVDSGGANLPHQAEVFPDQDHFGRIFFNQANMSADGIPQIACVMGSSTAGGAYVPAMSDETVIVRNQGTIFLAGPPLVKAATGEIISAEDLGGAEIHGRRSGVVDHVAENDEHALLIVREIVAGLTKVKAVDIKLAEPQPPKLDPQDLYGIVPADMRTQYDVREVIGRIVDGSMFQEFKSLYGTTLVCGFAHLWGMPVGILANNGVLFSESALKGAHFIQLACQRRTPLVFLQNISGFMVGGRYEAEGIAKNGAKLVTAVATASVPKFTVLIGGSFGAGNYGMCGRAYEPRFLFTWPNSRISVMGGEQAASVLATVHRDADRWTPEEAEAFKAPIRQKYEDEGNPYYATARLWDDGIIDPLQTRDVLGLAISASLNAPIAERPRFGLFRM; encoded by the coding sequence ATGACCGAAATCCTCTCCACCATCAGTCGGTCTTCACCCGACTTCCAGGCAAATGCGGCGCATCACCGCCAACTGACCGCGGAACTGTCAGAACGAACCGCCCGCATCTCGCTGGGAGGTTCGCAGGCCTCGCGGGATCGCCACGTGTCACGGGGCAAGCTGCTGCCGCGAGACCGGATCCTGCGCCTTCTCGACCCTGGCGCGCCCTTCCTCGAAGTTGGCGCGCTGGCCGGTTGGGATCTCTATGGCGGAGAGGCGCCCGCGGCGGGCATCATCACCGGGATCGGTCGGGTGTCGGGGCATGAGGTGATGATCGTCTGCAACGATCCGACGGTCAAAGGCGGTGCCTATTTTCCGATGACGGTCAAGAAGCATCTGCGCGCGCAGGAGATCGCCCGGGTCAACCGCCTTCCTTGCGTCTATCTGGTGGATTCCGGCGGCGCGAACCTTCCGCATCAGGCGGAGGTGTTCCCCGATCAGGATCACTTCGGTCGCATCTTCTTCAACCAAGCCAATATGTCCGCCGACGGCATTCCCCAGATCGCCTGCGTGATGGGAAGCTCCACCGCAGGCGGCGCATATGTTCCTGCGATGTCAGACGAGACGGTCATCGTCCGCAATCAGGGCACCATCTTCCTCGCTGGGCCGCCGCTGGTGAAAGCAGCGACGGGGGAGATTATCTCAGCGGAAGACCTCGGTGGAGCGGAAATTCATGGCCGTCGGTCCGGCGTCGTGGACCATGTGGCGGAAAACGATGAGCATGCACTGCTCATCGTCCGGGAGATCGTTGCCGGGCTGACAAAGGTGAAGGCCGTGGACATCAAGCTGGCGGAGCCACAGCCGCCTAAGCTCGATCCGCAGGATCTCTACGGCATCGTTCCGGCGGACATGCGGACCCAGTACGATGTCCGCGAAGTCATCGGCCGGATCGTCGACGGCTCCATGTTTCAGGAGTTCAAGTCGCTTTATGGCACGACCTTGGTGTGCGGCTTCGCGCATCTCTGGGGCATGCCGGTCGGGATCCTGGCCAATAATGGCGTACTGTTCTCTGAAAGTGCTCTGAAGGGCGCTCATTTCATCCAACTCGCCTGTCAGCGCCGCACTCCTCTTGTGTTCCTGCAGAACATTTCAGGCTTCATGGTGGGGGGGCGCTACGAGGCAGAAGGGATCGCCAAGAACGGTGCGAAGCTCGTGACCGCGGTCGCCACCGCGAGCGTACCGAAATTCACGGTGTTGATCGGCGGCAGCTTCGGCGCCGGAAATTACGGCATGTGCGGCCGGGCCTACGAACCGAGGTTCCTCTTCACCTGGCCCAACAGCCGCATCAGCGTGATGGGTGGCGAGCAGGCCGCTTCGGTCCTGGCAACCGTGCATCGCGACGCAGATCGCTGGACGCCGGAAGAGGCGGAGGCCTTCAAGGCACCAATCCGGCAGAAATATGAGGACGAGGGAAATCCCTATTACGCGACTGCAAGGCTTTGGGACGACGGGATCATCGATCCACTGCAAACCCGCGACGTCCTCGGCCTTGCGATCTCCGCGAGTCTGAACGCCCCGATCGCCGAGCGTCCGCGCTTCGGCCTGTTCCGCATGTGA
- a CDS encoding flavin reductase family protein, whose product MNRAAHHEDDPRMDTPIEAGYPTSDPAAFRRCLGQFATGVTVIATRVGDTLAAMTSNSFSSVSLEPPLILWSIKRHSQSFPLFEASHFFTVNILADDQIELSKIFAKSGPDKFNGVAWTPGVEGVPVLDGAVASFECRKTTVVDGGDHLIIIGLVERYCRYDRQPLLFAQGRYAIVADYPQSESLDGMDVEGAGQSVADRLTTSLFIKAYGAMVNVMETARRRGGVSLQESILLRAVKTMPGRTLDQLLPEMLLGMNAGQSVFRQLRARGLVTTDSLGRLELTAEGTERINAVIQFSWEIEKETFRQIPAADIAATRRVLKTLIETHSH is encoded by the coding sequence GTGAACCGAGCAGCCCATCACGAGGACGATCCCCGCATGGACACACCGATCGAGGCTGGCTATCCAACCAGCGATCCGGCGGCGTTTCGCCGGTGCCTGGGACAATTCGCAACCGGAGTTACGGTCATCGCTACGAGGGTGGGGGATACACTCGCCGCGATGACATCAAACTCATTCTCCTCGGTGTCGCTCGAACCGCCGCTCATCCTGTGGTCGATCAAGCGCCACAGCCAAAGCTTTCCCTTGTTCGAGGCGTCGCATTTCTTCACTGTTAATATTCTTGCCGACGACCAGATCGAGCTGTCGAAGATCTTCGCAAAATCGGGGCCGGACAAATTCAACGGGGTTGCCTGGACGCCTGGCGTCGAGGGGGTGCCGGTGCTTGACGGGGCGGTAGCCAGCTTTGAATGCCGCAAGACTACGGTGGTCGATGGCGGCGACCATCTGATCATCATCGGCCTGGTGGAACGCTATTGCCGATATGACCGTCAGCCCCTGCTGTTCGCTCAGGGTCGCTATGCGATCGTAGCGGATTATCCTCAGAGCGAGTCGCTTGACGGCATGGATGTGGAAGGGGCAGGCCAATCGGTGGCAGACCGGCTCACCACGAGCCTGTTCATCAAGGCCTATGGGGCCATGGTCAATGTGATGGAGACGGCACGGCGGCGCGGCGGCGTCTCGCTGCAGGAATCGATCCTGCTGCGGGCGGTGAAGACCATGCCGGGTCGGACCCTGGATCAGTTGCTGCCGGAAATGCTGCTGGGCATGAATGCGGGTCAGAGCGTCTTCCGCCAGTTGCGGGCGCGAGGGCTGGTGACGACAGATTCCCTGGGCCGCCTCGAACTCACTGCCGAGGGGACCGAGAGGATCAACGCGGTCATCCAATTTTCTTGGGAAATCGAGAAGGAGACCTTCAGGCAGATCCCAGCGGCCGACATTGCAGCGACCCGAAGGGTCCTCAAGACCCTCATCGAGACGCATTCCCACTGA
- a CDS encoding LLM class flavin-dependent oxidoreductase, which produces MKFGLFGTARTSVDHEAGANDSQAYREFIDYVCEAERLGFSSVFLAEHHFTGINQISASISLLTYLAGITKTIRLGTAVTVLPWHNPVLLAEQAATLDVLSNGRFDFGVGKGYRETEFDGFCMDIAEAHERYEEALEIILRAWTSKERFSHHGKRWHYEDIIVEPSPAQQPHPPLWVGASSAASVKRAGEQGMNLLMALQVAFDEVIALTKLYRESLAESGHPRRLESVGLLRAVHVCETPEEVEEGYDILGKFLITAGSLAGAKVKKSIVLPSTLAENRKMLENAALIGTPADIVAKVRKLQAGGIDSILLLNLSGSRNMLRAFAAEVMPHFEERRLGRTA; this is translated from the coding sequence ATGAAATTCGGCTTGTTCGGGACAGCGAGGACGTCGGTGGACCATGAGGCCGGCGCCAATGACAGCCAAGCCTATCGCGAGTTCATCGACTATGTTTGCGAGGCTGAGAGGCTGGGCTTCTCGAGCGTATTCCTGGCGGAGCACCACTTCACCGGGATCAACCAAATCTCGGCATCCATCAGCTTGCTGACCTATCTTGCAGGGATAACCAAGACGATCCGCCTCGGCACGGCGGTAACGGTGTTGCCCTGGCACAATCCAGTGCTGCTAGCCGAGCAGGCAGCGACACTCGATGTGCTGTCTAACGGCCGCTTCGACTTCGGCGTCGGAAAAGGCTATCGCGAGACGGAGTTCGACGGATTCTGCATGGACATCGCCGAAGCGCATGAGCGCTACGAAGAGGCGCTGGAAATCATCCTGCGCGCGTGGACGTCTAAGGAACGGTTCTCGCATCACGGCAAACGCTGGCACTACGAGGACATCATCGTCGAGCCGTCCCCGGCACAGCAGCCGCACCCGCCGCTATGGGTGGGCGCGAGCAGCGCTGCTTCGGTGAAGAGGGCGGGCGAGCAGGGGATGAACCTGCTGATGGCGCTCCAGGTCGCCTTCGATGAAGTGATCGCTCTCACGAAGCTCTATCGCGAGTCGCTTGCCGAGTCAGGCCATCCACGCCGCCTGGAATCAGTTGGGCTGCTGCGGGCGGTGCATGTCTGTGAGACGCCGGAGGAAGTCGAAGAGGGGTACGATATTCTGGGCAAGTTCCTGATCACCGCAGGCAGCCTCGCAGGCGCCAAGGTTAAGAAGAGCATCGTTCTGCCGTCGACGCTCGCCGAGAACCGCAAGATGTTGGAGAATGCAGCGCTGATCGGAACGCCGGCGGACATCGTCGCGAAGGTTCGAAAGCTGCAGGCGGGTGGGATCGATTCCATCCTGCTGCTCAATCTCAGCGGGTCGCGGAACATGCTGCGGGCTTTTGCGGCTGAGGTTATGCCGCATTTCGAAGAGCGCCGACTGGGACGCACGGCGTGA
- a CDS encoding ABC transporter permease, which translates to MVAIDISRSDSGVVPSHAEYLQAVRRRSRRQSMQVVLCQIGILAVVLGAWEFLTRIPWFAENTIYDPFFISQPSKIIARIGEWMVPGPYSIWPNLWSTLSATFLGLFVGAGSGFVVGLALAQNKFLARVLNPFIVTLNSMPRIAFVPLITMIFGLGIASKVVTAWFVVFFLLFFNTYKGSLSVQRELLDFCRTLGGSSHQILWRVRVPYAAAWTFAALPNAVSFALVGVVLSEFVGSATGMGYIMISALAALNATDMFAAITVLSVVGLALVYSVRLVEKAVLHWSAEFRDED; encoded by the coding sequence ATGGTGGCGATCGACATCAGCCGGAGCGACAGCGGTGTCGTGCCCAGCCACGCCGAATATCTGCAGGCGGTGCGGCGCAGAAGCCGACGCCAATCGATGCAGGTCGTGCTCTGCCAGATCGGGATCCTCGCCGTCGTCCTCGGCGCCTGGGAATTCCTGACGCGCATTCCGTGGTTTGCGGAGAACACGATCTATGATCCCTTTTTCATCAGTCAGCCATCCAAGATCATCGCGCGTATCGGTGAGTGGATGGTGCCCGGCCCCTATTCGATCTGGCCCAATCTCTGGAGCACCCTGTCGGCGACCTTCCTGGGACTGTTTGTCGGGGCGGGGAGCGGCTTCGTGGTCGGGTTAGCGCTGGCGCAGAACAAATTCCTGGCGCGGGTGCTCAATCCGTTCATCGTGACCTTGAACTCAATGCCGCGCATCGCTTTTGTGCCGCTGATCACGATGATCTTCGGGTTGGGGATCGCCTCCAAGGTGGTGACGGCCTGGTTCGTCGTGTTCTTCCTACTGTTCTTCAACACCTATAAAGGAAGCCTCAGCGTGCAGCGTGAGCTGCTCGATTTCTGTCGGACCCTTGGTGGCAGCTCCCACCAGATCCTCTGGCGCGTGAGGGTGCCTTACGCCGCAGCCTGGACCTTTGCGGCGTTGCCCAATGCTGTGAGCTTCGCGCTCGTGGGCGTGGTGCTCTCGGAGTTCGTCGGGAGCGCGACGGGAATGGGCTATATCATGATCTCAGCGCTCGCGGCGCTGAATGCCACAGACATGTTCGCGGCGATCACGGTGTTGAGCGTGGTCGGCCTGGCACTGGTCTATTCCGTGCGTCTGGTCGAAAAGGCCGTGCTGCACTGGTCAGCGGAATTCAGGGACGAAGACTGA
- a CDS encoding ABC transporter ATP-binding protein: MSVSPPLRFVEHEPCESRVAAQPRPEPMIEAKGVGKVYYSKTSETWAIGDITTTIGKGEFVSIVGPSGCGKSTFLHIIAGFTQATKGEISLLDTGRGKTRLGYIFQKDTVLPWYTVRKNVGLGPAFNGVDRKIAKAKIDALLEMAHLSDFADAYPHQLSGGMRRRVALLMGLANDPEILLLDEPFGALDTHTKTHLHRELIEIWRKLNQTVVMVTHDLDEAITLSDRVIVLSSPPSRILLDECIDIPHPRDVFTVRQSELFTQHFNRIWTVLGQQFQASE, encoded by the coding sequence ATGAGTGTTTCGCCCCCGCTTCGATTCGTCGAGCATGAACCCTGCGAGTCCAGGGTCGCCGCGCAGCCTCGCCCGGAGCCGATGATCGAAGCGAAGGGCGTGGGCAAGGTCTATTATTCAAAAACGAGTGAGACCTGGGCCATTGGGGACATCACGACGACAATCGGCAAGGGCGAATTCGTGTCGATCGTCGGTCCCTCGGGATGCGGGAAGAGCACGTTCTTGCACATCATCGCCGGTTTCACCCAGGCGACGAAGGGCGAGATCTCGCTGCTTGACACAGGCCGGGGGAAGACGCGGCTCGGCTATATCTTCCAGAAGGACACGGTGCTGCCCTGGTATACGGTCCGCAAGAATGTCGGGCTGGGTCCCGCCTTCAACGGTGTCGACCGCAAGATCGCGAAAGCCAAAATCGATGCGCTGCTGGAGATGGCCCATCTCAGCGATTTCGCCGATGCCTATCCACATCAGCTTTCCGGGGGCATGCGCCGTCGGGTTGCCCTGCTCATGGGGCTTGCGAATGATCCGGAGATTCTGCTGCTGGACGAGCCTTTCGGCGCGCTCGACACGCATACCAAGACCCATCTGCATCGCGAGCTCATCGAGATCTGGCGGAAGCTCAACCAGACAGTCGTCATGGTCACGCACGACCTGGACGAAGCGATCACCCTCTCCGACCGAGTGATCGTGCTGTCGTCGCCGCCCAGCCGGATCCTCCTCGACGAGTGCATCGACATCCCTCATCCGCGCGACGTGTTCACGGTGCGGCAGAGCGAGTTGTTTACCCAGCACTTCAATCGGATCTGGACCGTTCTCGGCCAGCAGTTTCAGGCGAGCGAGTAG
- a CDS encoding ABC transporter substrate-binding protein: MLKNNSRTIDRRRFLSGSAGLAATAAFVPGGIAAQASAGDLVYGIGNLDAMFTAGFVALKKGFFKEAGLNASFLDCQNGPRARQMLAAGQIDICASASFDPIIITLAGKPTKVIASIDRRLPYANVIVNRKDFESGQIKSFSDLSGKRLGVSGPKSAFWLMASHMVEKGKLEGVEIRFIGGTPEMLAALKSGQVDASMATMTMMDQAEKEGWGVPIVSINDDAGWTAAMGLGGDVPGQWIYTLAPFVEKRPDAVQAFVTGWMKGNAFVFANSPETVADLIHEEFLRSFKKDTLVRTISVLKEKVWSKDNVVSPEAYQRVLTVMGGDRMMPDADMAKLPYATEVDMAFVTKARGT, translated from the coding sequence ATGCTCAAGAATAATTCTCGGACGATCGACCGCAGGCGTTTTCTTTCGGGGTCGGCAGGTCTTGCGGCGACAGCTGCATTCGTTCCCGGCGGGATCGCGGCCCAGGCCAGTGCCGGCGACCTAGTTTACGGCATCGGCAATCTCGATGCCATGTTCACCGCCGGCTTCGTCGCGCTCAAGAAAGGTTTCTTCAAGGAGGCGGGGCTGAATGCCAGTTTCCTGGATTGCCAGAATGGCCCTCGAGCAAGGCAAATGCTTGCTGCAGGGCAAATCGACATCTGCGCATCGGCCTCCTTTGATCCGATCATCATCACCCTCGCAGGCAAGCCGACCAAGGTTATCGCCAGCATCGATCGGCGGCTGCCCTACGCAAATGTCATCGTCAATCGGAAGGATTTCGAGTCCGGCCAAATCAAGAGCTTCTCCGATCTGAGCGGCAAGAGGCTGGGCGTTTCCGGGCCAAAGTCGGCCTTCTGGCTGATGGCCTCACATATGGTCGAGAAGGGCAAGCTCGAGGGTGTGGAGATCCGTTTCATCGGCGGCACGCCTGAGATGCTTGCAGCGCTCAAGTCAGGTCAGGTCGATGCGAGCATGGCAACCATGACCATGATGGACCAAGCAGAAAAGGAAGGCTGGGGCGTACCGATCGTCAGCATCAATGACGACGCTGGCTGGACTGCCGCCATGGGGCTCGGCGGCGATGTGCCGGGACAGTGGATCTATACTTTAGCGCCCTTCGTTGAGAAGCGGCCAGATGCCGTGCAGGCCTTCGTCACGGGATGGATGAAGGGCAATGCATTTGTCTTCGCCAATTCTCCTGAGACCGTCGCCGACCTGATCCACGAGGAATTCCTGCGCTCGTTTAAGAAGGACACTCTCGTGCGGACCATCTCGGTGCTCAAGGAGAAGGTCTGGTCGAAGGACAATGTCGTCTCGCCGGAGGCTTATCAGCGCGTGTTGACGGTTATGGGTGGCGACCGAATGATGCCCGACGCGGATATGGCCAAGCTGCCTTATGCCACTGAAGTCGACATGGCTTTCGTGACGAAGGCGCGAGGGACATGA
- a CDS encoding ABC transporter ATP-binding protein: MLTIKGLHCGYGGNSAINGIDITIAKGELVTVIGPNGAGKSTLLRTISGLLKPTSGSIIFDGQDLLAIQPDAIVRTGIIHVPEGRMVLGRMSVRENLVLGAYARVQDAKVKRDFEHALALFPILEQRIDQQAGTLSGGEQQMLAIGRGLMGNPRLLMLDEPSLGIAPIIVEKIFAAIADIQSRGVTMLLVEQNAAKALAAADRAYALDLGRMTASGPASALLNDPRVRQAYLGI; the protein is encoded by the coding sequence GTGCTGACAATCAAGGGGCTGCATTGCGGCTATGGCGGGAATTCCGCCATTAATGGTATCGACATCACGATCGCCAAAGGGGAACTGGTCACGGTGATCGGCCCTAATGGCGCCGGCAAGTCGACCCTGCTACGGACCATATCCGGCCTCCTCAAGCCGACCTCCGGCAGCATCATTTTCGACGGCCAGGATCTGCTTGCGATTCAGCCGGACGCGATCGTCCGGACAGGCATCATCCATGTGCCCGAAGGTCGTATGGTGCTCGGCCGGATGAGCGTGCGCGAGAACCTGGTCTTGGGCGCCTACGCCCGCGTCCAAGACGCGAAGGTGAAACGGGATTTCGAGCATGCCCTGGCGCTGTTCCCCATCCTGGAGCAGCGCATTGATCAGCAGGCGGGGACACTTAGCGGAGGAGAGCAGCAGATGTTGGCTATCGGCCGCGGGCTGATGGGCAACCCGCGGCTGCTCATGCTGGACGAACCATCGCTCGGCATCGCACCGATTATCGTCGAGAAAATCTTCGCCGCCATCGCCGACATCCAATCCCGAGGGGTGACCATGCTGCTGGTCGAGCAAAATGCCGCCAAAGCACTGGCCGCAGCCGATCGTGCTTATGCCCTGGACCTGGGTCGAATGACTGCCAGCGGTCCGGCCTCGGCTTTGCTCAACGACCCCCGAGTTCGGCAGGCCTATCTCGGGATTTGA
- a CDS encoding ABC transporter ATP-binding protein, with protein MLDVSNLSKSFGGLKALSELSFAVSPGQILGLIGPNGSGKTTTINVITGLLPASAGRIRLNGSEITRNRSDQIAKSGMTRTFQNLRLFNSQTVRNNVRSGQGILCRSLLSKISAIPTSEERQLRVEAEDLLARFSLADRADWPASALSYGEKKRLELARAMAMRPRVLLLDEPAAGMNPVELDWLTNIIREIGASGVAVVLVEHHMKLVMSVCHKIVVLNFGQKIAEGPPEEIAKNPDVITAYLGKAH; from the coding sequence ATGCTGGACGTTTCTAATCTCAGCAAATCATTCGGCGGCCTGAAGGCCCTTTCCGAATTAAGCTTCGCGGTCTCCCCGGGGCAAATTCTTGGCCTTATTGGCCCCAACGGCTCAGGGAAGACGACAACCATAAATGTCATCACCGGACTCCTCCCGGCCAGCGCGGGGCGTATCAGGCTGAATGGGAGCGAGATCACCCGCAATCGTTCCGACCAAATCGCCAAATCGGGCATGACCAGAACATTTCAGAATCTTCGGTTGTTCAACAGCCAGACGGTTCGGAACAATGTGCGTTCGGGCCAGGGAATATTATGTCGCTCCCTCCTGTCAAAAATCAGTGCCATTCCGACCTCAGAGGAGAGGCAATTGCGGGTAGAGGCTGAAGATTTGCTGGCCCGCTTTTCGCTTGCTGATCGAGCTGACTGGCCAGCAAGCGCGCTCTCTTATGGAGAAAAGAAGCGCCTGGAGCTCGCGCGCGCCATGGCCATGCGTCCTCGGGTTCTGCTGCTTGACGAGCCCGCTGCTGGCATGAATCCGGTGGAACTTGACTGGCTGACGAACATCATTCGGGAGATCGGCGCGAGCGGTGTCGCGGTGGTCCTGGTGGAGCACCACATGAAGCTGGTGATGAGCGTCTGCCACAAAATCGTGGTGCTCAATTTCGGCCAGAAGATCGCCGAAGGTCCGCCTGAGGAAATCGCCAAGAACCCGGATGTAATCACCGCCTATCTGGGAAAGGCGCATTGA
- a CDS encoding branched-chain amino acid ABC transporter permease, which yields MYFLIAMIELAGLNIILALSVYATLMVGQFSLAQVGFWSIGAFVGGMLTTLYDFSLFPALLVAGGVCAVIGLLLGYPCLRIRGIYLTLATVAFSEVVRVFFNNFEFQKDVGGQMLGPAGPLGFRSIEVLTAWPQILIAVAAFVAVFAWIEHSRVGLATNAIREDEAAASCAGVNIVLVKVSMFVLGAFIAGVGGGLYSTYMSYVVADNFGFHLALISIFYVAVGGTERFYGPVFGAILLTFLPEAFRFTGDFRMIFYGAAVLIMIVICPRGLVDELRFRLAERKNREAKLREGQKEPEKASVAQSAI from the coding sequence ATGTATTTCCTCATCGCGATGATCGAGTTGGCTGGCCTGAATATCATTCTGGCCCTCAGCGTTTACGCGACGCTCATGGTGGGACAGTTCTCTCTGGCCCAAGTTGGCTTCTGGTCGATCGGCGCCTTCGTCGGCGGCATGCTGACCACGCTTTACGATTTCTCGCTTTTTCCGGCCCTCCTCGTTGCAGGGGGGGTGTGCGCCGTCATAGGGCTTCTCCTGGGCTATCCCTGCTTGCGGATCCGCGGCATCTATCTCACTTTGGCAACGGTCGCTTTCTCTGAGGTTGTGCGCGTCTTCTTCAACAATTTCGAATTCCAGAAAGACGTTGGCGGCCAGATGCTTGGTCCTGCGGGCCCGCTCGGTTTTCGCAGCATCGAGGTCCTCACCGCCTGGCCGCAGATCCTGATCGCGGTTGCGGCTTTCGTAGCAGTTTTCGCCTGGATCGAGCATTCGCGCGTCGGGCTCGCGACCAACGCCATCCGAGAAGACGAGGCTGCCGCCTCGTGCGCGGGAGTGAACATCGTGCTGGTAAAGGTGTCGATGTTCGTGCTGGGCGCCTTTATTGCGGGCGTGGGCGGCGGACTCTATTCCACATACATGTCCTATGTGGTTGCCGACAATTTCGGTTTTCACCTGGCATTGATCTCGATCTTCTACGTGGCGGTTGGAGGAACGGAGCGCTTCTATGGCCCGGTCTTCGGGGCGATTCTCCTGACCTTCCTGCCAGAGGCGTTCCGATTTACCGGCGACTTCCGGATGATCTTCTATGGCGCAGCCGTTCTCATCATGATCGTAATCTGCCCCCGAGGGCTGGTTGACGAATTGCGCTTCCGCTTAGCCGAGAGGAAGAACCGGGAGGCCAAGTTGCGGGAGGGACAGAAGGAGCCCGAAAAGGCATCAGTCGCGCAGAGCGCCATATGA
- a CDS encoding branched-chain amino acid ABC transporter permease, with the protein MIYLEYILGGLLFGATYSLVAIGFTLIFGVLNRLNIAHGAVIMVAAFAGATISLRLGGAESYAVLGLAFAASVVTGGILGIVVRSVAFAPLRNAAPLAPFVTSAAVAILLEEAFVQLSNHVVWFSPEFTSFPSPLENLGFDIGPLYVRGVHVVIFVIALILMAALQWWIHSTHTGMAIRAVEENPNMAWLLGINVKRIEIVVFAVASAIAGAAGCLIGVSMGTVNPFMGSNLLLIGFVIIVLAGLGSVRGAMICGLLVGVIETTVVGTVSASMKEAVLFIILFAVLVIRPQGLFSALEAKRD; encoded by the coding sequence ATGATCTATCTCGAATACATCCTAGGCGGCTTGCTCTTCGGCGCCACCTATTCGCTAGTGGCGATCGGCTTTACGCTCATCTTCGGCGTCCTCAATCGGCTCAACATCGCCCATGGTGCGGTGATCATGGTGGCGGCCTTTGCGGGCGCTACCATTTCCCTGCGCCTGGGTGGGGCGGAGAGCTATGCCGTCCTGGGGCTTGCTTTCGCGGCCTCGGTGGTAACGGGCGGCATCCTGGGCATAGTCGTGCGCTCTGTTGCCTTCGCACCGCTGCGCAATGCGGCCCCTCTCGCTCCCTTCGTTACCAGTGCCGCCGTTGCGATTCTCCTGGAAGAAGCCTTTGTCCAACTTAGCAACCATGTGGTCTGGTTCTCGCCAGAATTCACCTCCTTTCCTTCGCCGCTCGAAAATCTCGGTTTCGATATCGGACCGCTCTATGTGCGCGGCGTCCATGTGGTGATCTTCGTCATCGCGCTGATCTTGATGGCAGCGCTCCAGTGGTGGATTCATTCCACCCATACTGGGATGGCCATTCGAGCCGTCGAGGAAAATCCGAACATGGCTTGGCTTCTGGGAATCAATGTCAAGCGTATCGAAATCGTGGTCTTCGCCGTCGCCTCTGCAATTGCCGGAGCTGCCGGTTGCCTCATCGGAGTGTCGATGGGCACCGTCAATCCCTTCATGGGCTCCAACCTCCTGCTCATTGGCTTCGTGATCATCGTGCTGGCGGGGCTGGGCAGTGTCCGTGGAGCCATGATCTGCGGACTGCTGGTCGGGGTCATCGAAACGACTGTCGTGGGGACGGTCTCGGCCTCAATGAAGGAAGCGGTCCTGTTCATCATCCTGTTCGCAGTGCTGGTCATCCGCCCGCAGGGTCTGTTCAGCGCGCTCGAAGCGAAGCGAGACTAA